A window of Desulfonauticus submarinus contains these coding sequences:
- a CDS encoding c-type heme family protein has product MAKLSLQSKFFLGVGLVCLLSGIFFISTLYFHMKSLLVSEISDKANLILREANAVQGYVRDVLRPAMFKNLPADKFILEAMSSSYISRKVMERLSKHTTIYYRRVAFNARNPLYNPNNLEKEIIVFFKKRNSTHFEGFKKIKGKEFYLSARPVVFKKECLHCHGNPKNAPKELILKYGSKRGFFHKLNEVGGAVIVGFPIEAAVKQIKEATVGYIAVYSSMFFVFFGLISIYFRQLVVLNFKKLTSIFRKHFSEPAELNLLDKLHTKDEIEELVLGMEELAKHLYNARIKLKEYATNLEAMVEERTKELQEEVISRKKDINLLVNLVDLITRYKTSESLITKTLELIVKRLDLNYAIYVCSTFSNRKFIWPKDFNAVDVPRSYINEVKQNKILARDGFIYVLVYSQDRIWGCLALPENKYALKNEHILIAIGKQMGIALESIQSINELIYQYDILQSLFDGISDPLFLIEENGDFIMQNKAANILNKEFQFNFLKDFISITKHKEIIAKCLEQDTPCRIEWQTKERWFAVRIYPLYAPPQGMKRLIIYVRDVTGEKKMLEQIRRTEKLSAVGKLAAGLAHEINNPLGVILCYVDLLQENVKSEQGKRDLEIIKKHATQAQKILGDLLNFARPKSSFGICNLEELAKNIQAVFEVQAKKKGINFELKLDSNLPLLNYDSSLLEQIFTNLILNAFDALDNQENGAVKVSLSKLDREIVLEVRDNGPGIPEDIRDSIFDPFFTTKEVGKGTGLGLAVVYGLVEELGGKIEVFNENGAVFRIFLPWQ; this is encoded by the coding sequence ATGGCCAAACTTAGTTTGCAAAGTAAATTTTTCTTAGGTGTAGGTCTTGTTTGTCTTTTAAGTGGCATTTTTTTTATAAGTACCTTGTACTTTCATATGAAGAGTCTTTTGGTTTCAGAAATAAGTGATAAAGCTAATTTAATCTTACGAGAAGCCAATGCTGTTCAAGGATATGTAAGAGATGTCTTGCGTCCAGCAATGTTTAAAAATTTACCTGCAGATAAGTTTATCCTTGAGGCTATGTCTTCTTCTTATATTTCTCGCAAGGTTATGGAAAGGCTTTCTAAACATACCACTATTTACTATCGTCGAGTTGCCTTTAATGCAAGAAATCCTCTTTATAATCCTAATAATTTAGAAAAGGAGATTATTGTTTTTTTTAAAAAGCGAAACTCAACTCATTTTGAAGGATTTAAGAAAATTAAGGGCAAAGAGTTTTATCTTTCAGCAAGACCAGTTGTTTTTAAAAAAGAGTGTCTTCATTGTCATGGAAATCCTAAAAATGCTCCAAAAGAACTTATTTTAAAATATGGATCTAAAAGAGGATTTTTTCATAAACTTAATGAAGTAGGAGGGGCAGTAATAGTTGGCTTTCCTATAGAAGCAGCAGTAAAGCAAATAAAAGAAGCAACTGTCGGATATATTGCTGTTTATTCTTCTATGTTTTTTGTTTTTTTTGGTTTAATTTCAATTTATTTTCGACAACTTGTGGTATTAAATTTTAAAAAGTTGACTTCTATTTTTAGGAAACATTTTTCAGAACCAGCAGAGTTAAATTTGTTGGATAAATTACATACTAAAGATGAAATAGAAGAACTAGTGCTTGGAATGGAAGAATTGGCCAAGCACTTATATAATGCAAGAATTAAGTTAAAAGAATATGCAACAAATTTAGAAGCAATGGTTGAAGAAAGAACAAAAGAGTTACAAGAAGAAGTTATTTCTAGGAAAAAAGATATAAATTTATTAGTAAATTTAGTTGATTTAATTACAAGATATAAAACAAGTGAGAGTCTTATTACTAAAACTCTTGAGTTGATAGTTAAACGTTTAGACCTAAATTATGCTATATATGTTTGTTCTACTTTTTCTAATAGAAAATTTATTTGGCCAAAAGACTTCAATGCTGTGGATGTTCCAAGGAGTTATATTAATGAGGTCAAACAAAATAAAATTCTTGCTAGAGATGGATTCATTTATGTCCTGGTTTATTCCCAGGATAGAATATGGGGATGCCTAGCTTTGCCTGAGAATAAATATGCTCTAAAAAATGAGCATATTCTTATAGCTATAGGAAAGCAGATGGGCATTGCTTTAGAGAGCATTCAGTCAATAAATGAGCTTATTTATCAATACGATATTTTACAATCTCTTTTTGATGGAATTTCTGATCCTTTGTTTTTAATTGAAGAAAATGGTGACTTTATAATGCAAAATAAGGCGGCAAATATATTAAATAAAGAGTTTCAATTTAATTTTTTAAAAGACTTTATCTCTATAACAAAACATAAAGAAATTATCGCAAAATGCTTAGAACAAGATACTCCATGTAGAATAGAATGGCAGACAAAAGAACGATGGTTTGCAGTAAGAATATATCCACTTTACGCTCCTCCTCAAGGAATGAAACGACTTATTATTTATGTAAGAGATGTAACTGGAGAAAAGAAAATGTTAGAGCAGATCAGAAGGACAGAAAAATTATCTGCTGTAGGTAAGTTAGCCGCAGGATTGGCTCATGAAATTAATAACCCTTTGGGAGTTATTTTGTGTTATGTGGATTTACTTCAGGAAAACGTAAAATCAGAGCAAGGAAAAAGAGATTTAGAGATAATAAAGAAACATGCAACTCAAGCGCAGAAAATACTAGGCGATTTGCTTAATTTTGCAAGGCCAAAATCTTCTTTTGGCATATGTAACTTAGAAGAACTGGCAAAAAATATACAGGCAGTATTTGAGGTTCAAGCAAAGAAAAAAGGTATAAATTTTGAGTTAAAATTAGATTCTAATTTACCTTTGTTGAATTACGATAGTAGTTTGTTAGAGCAGATTTTCACTAATTTAATTTTAAATGCATTTGATGCTTTAGATAATCAAGAAAATGGAGCTGTTAAAGTAAGTTTATCCAAGCTAGATAGAGAAATTGTTTTAGAAGTAAGAGATAATGGTCCAGGTATTCCAGAGGATATAAGGGATTCTATCTTTGATCCCTTTTTTACTACCAAAGAAGTTGGTAAAGGTACAGGTCTAGGCTTAGCGGTAGTATATGGCTTAGTAGAAGAGTTAGGTGGGAAGATAGAAGTATTTAATGAAAATGGTGCTGTTTTTAGAATTTTTCTTCCTTGGCAATAG